A genomic window from Trueperella bialowiezensis includes:
- a CDS encoding CinA family protein, with protein MSEHDTAGPIGDAGSLAHDVVTALTERGGTIAVAESLTGGLLASTIVSVPGASECFRGGAVTYATDTKASVLGVSRERLAQTGPVDGVVAQQMATGVAELFGADIGIATTGVAGPGPADGHPAGTVYVAIATRRLVGAAGDGVVHADSGMRAKHFHFDGNRAQVRQQAVDQALNLVNELLKNFP; from the coding sequence ATGAGTGAGCACGATACCGCAGGGCCGATTGGTGACGCCGGCTCGCTGGCTCACGACGTCGTCACGGCGTTGACAGAGCGCGGCGGCACGATCGCCGTCGCCGAATCACTCACCGGAGGCCTGCTTGCCTCGACTATCGTGTCTGTGCCAGGAGCCTCGGAGTGCTTTCGCGGGGGAGCAGTCACCTACGCCACCGACACGAAAGCCTCAGTGCTCGGGGTATCCCGGGAACGTTTGGCACAGACGGGGCCGGTAGACGGCGTCGTCGCACAACAAATGGCTACCGGGGTCGCCGAACTCTTCGGGGCAGATATTGGCATCGCGACGACGGGCGTGGCCGGCCCAGGTCCAGCAGACGGACACCCCGCCGGAACCGTGTATGTGGCAATAGCCACACGAAGGTTGGTGGGTGCTGCTGGCGACGGCGTCGTACATGCTGATTCCGGCATGCGTGCGAAGCACTTTCACTTCGACGGAAATAGGGCGCAAGTCCGCCAACAGGCGGTAGACCAGGCACTAAACTTAGTAAACGAACTGCTAAAAAATTTCCCCTAA
- the pgsA gene encoding CDP-diacylglycerol--glycerol-3-phosphate 3-phosphatidyltransferase: protein MDEKSQVPVVNIANALTVLRLVLVPVMIWLLLDPTVERRWLGWGVFAVAAFTDQIDGHLARKLGLITDFGKLADSIADKFLILSAMIMASVNGWLWWWVTILFIVRELGITIMRMVVVKKKVMAAGRGGKIKMFAQSLGAGGLIIPWHSFLPGALATGVVWACYALIGIALFFAITSAVEYIAEARALSDDE from the coding sequence GTGGACGAAAAATCTCAGGTACCCGTGGTGAATATTGCCAATGCGCTCACCGTGCTGCGCCTTGTGCTCGTGCCGGTGATGATCTGGCTCCTGTTAGACCCAACCGTAGAGCGGCGCTGGCTAGGCTGGGGCGTTTTTGCAGTGGCCGCGTTCACAGACCAAATCGATGGCCACCTCGCCCGCAAGCTCGGCCTGATCACTGACTTTGGCAAGCTTGCCGATTCGATTGCAGACAAGTTCCTCATCCTGTCCGCGATGATCATGGCGTCGGTGAACGGCTGGCTGTGGTGGTGGGTCACGATCCTGTTTATCGTGCGCGAGCTCGGCATCACGATCATGCGCATGGTAGTTGTAAAAAAGAAAGTGATGGCCGCAGGGCGCGGGGGCAAGATCAAGATGTTCGCCCAGTCGCTTGGCGCTGGCGGCCTGATTATTCCATGGCACAGCTTCCTACCGGGCGCGCTCGCCACTGGCGTTGTGTGGGCGTGTTATGCACTGATTGGTATTGCGCTGTTCTTTGCGATCACGTCCGCCGTGGAGTACATCGCCGAAGCCCGGGCTCTGAGCGACGATGAGTGA
- a CDS encoding CapA family protein yields MKTRMGAAVFVVAAIIAAAVTLGFIHFGTADRDLAASHSPSATPTVTASPNVPTPSPTPSAPPERFTVVSGGDILLHLSVNESARIRGENYDYTPLYQDIQPFIANADVALCALETPIVGSDEMPSNYPLFGAPWDLAASLAQIGFDGCALATNHTMDRGFGGVNTTIEALSQAGLGWAGSARTQDEADQIQFYHVQGEHQQVTIAHLSATTLTNGIPIPADHPYSWNVVGDLGQPVSTVIERAKEARERGGDIVIVSMHWGTEYVNEPIDEQVEITRELAESGVVDLVFGNHSHVPQPLERVAGGPDGQGMWVVYSMGNQISGQTVESHGPRVTTGLMTTATIEVRGEGDAAVTDFDYTVVTQDRAAGERLRPLTPLVAGDYPADLGLSAYQINSRADVTYPVLESSGPERTEPPTPTGATVTPSRR; encoded by the coding sequence ATGAAAACACGGATGGGTGCGGCAGTCTTCGTGGTGGCGGCGATCATCGCAGCTGCTGTGACGCTCGGGTTTATTCATTTTGGCACGGCGGATCGTGACCTTGCGGCTTCGCATTCCCCGTCGGCGACCCCAACGGTAACGGCAAGCCCGAATGTGCCGACGCCGTCGCCGACCCCCAGCGCACCACCCGAGCGTTTCACGGTGGTCTCTGGCGGGGATATTCTGCTGCACCTGTCCGTCAATGAGTCAGCGCGCATCCGCGGGGAAAACTACGACTACACGCCGCTGTATCAGGATATTCAGCCGTTTATTGCGAACGCCGATGTGGCGCTGTGTGCTCTGGAGACGCCGATTGTGGGATCAGACGAGATGCCGTCCAACTATCCGCTGTTCGGCGCGCCTTGGGATCTGGCGGCCTCGCTCGCTCAGATCGGCTTTGACGGCTGCGCACTGGCAACCAATCACACGATGGATCGCGGCTTCGGCGGCGTGAACACCACGATTGAGGCGCTGAGCCAGGCCGGGCTGGGCTGGGCCGGATCTGCGCGTACCCAAGACGAGGCTGATCAGATTCAGTTCTACCACGTGCAAGGAGAACACCAGCAGGTCACGATCGCCCACCTGTCTGCCACCACGCTGACGAACGGGATTCCAATCCCGGCCGATCACCCGTATTCGTGGAACGTGGTCGGCGATCTGGGCCAGCCTGTATCAACCGTCATCGAGCGTGCAAAGGAAGCTCGCGAGCGCGGCGGGGACATCGTGATCGTGTCCATGCATTGGGGTACAGAGTATGTCAATGAGCCGATTGATGAGCAGGTGGAGATCACACGCGAGCTGGCAGAATCGGGGGTCGTGGACCTGGTGTTTGGTAATCATTCGCACGTGCCGCAGCCACTCGAGAGGGTCGCCGGCGGCCCGGATGGTCAGGGCATGTGGGTGGTCTACTCGATGGGTAATCAGATTTCTGGGCAGACGGTGGAAAGTCACGGTCCGCGAGTGACCACTGGTTTGATGACGACGGCGACTATCGAGGTGCGTGGCGAGGGCGACGCCGCGGTCACGGACTTTGATTACACGGTGGTCACGCAAGATCGTGCGGCCGGCGAACGCTTACGCCCGCTCACCCCGCTCGTCGCCGGCGACTATCCCGCTGATCTCGGCTTATCGGCCTACCAGATTAACTCTCGCGCCGATGTTACCTACCCGGTTCTTGAAAGCTCTGGGCCAGAACGCACCGAGCCGCCCACTCCGACTGGGGCAACGGTGACTCCCTCACGCCGCTAG
- a CDS encoding FtsK/SpoIIIE family DNA translocase, with protein sequence MARSKSKPRGGQDKPRSYEGLAFIMLALAIVVGLREWFGLSGLLGDVIHHATAGVVGALSIFVPIMFIGIAIRLFRRSVGNTNQRFVIGLALLVVAITGILHVAKGLPNPTVAFSAVEDAGGIIGWMSGGLLTALVSEWGAVPLLVLLAVYAMLVATDTSVRDVIDWFSAKRAQLDERREQRRAEVDKTRVLDEPQPAPSRVKRGRPDKQARKLAKSAEAAPVEPDESETVVAPTPGTAAADKPAESNEQGAKKKRVAPARKKAPKPEPLPARVEQLELSSNITYTLPPSDLLTEGAPAVEHSEANDLIVDALNGVFTDFGVDAQVVDFTRGPTVTQYEVELGQGVKVDRITSLSKNIAYAVATSDVRILSPIPGKSAIGIEIPNRDRETVMVGDVLRSQVARKQTHPLVVAVGKSVSGKHVVANLAKMPHLLVAGATGSGKSSFINSMLTSILMRATPEEVRMVLVDPKRVELTIYAGIPHLVTPIITDPKKAAEALEWVVREMDQRYADFANYGYKQIDDFNEAIRSGKLTTPPGSERKLLPYPYLLVVVDELADLMMVAPRDVEASIQRITQLARAAGIHLVLATQRPSVDVVTGLIKSNIPSRLAFMTSSLADSRVILDSAGAEKLIGMGDALFHPMGASNPVRVQGAWVTEHEIADVVKHVKAQMQPVYRDDVIPKVEKKKIDEEIGDDLDTLLQAAELVVTTQFGSTSMLQRKLRIGFAKAGRMMDLLESRDIVGPSEGSKARDVLVTPEQLDDVLALIKGEDVDLHAPAEAPEDQYADADFGDVDVAREPDADSRPYAHSEAGAGVDVDDDASGGDEDSDDATVVMSTDRYADDPLAYDPADYDSDDDEDAWQLTGR encoded by the coding sequence ATGGCGCGAAGCAAATCGAAACCGCGAGGTGGCCAGGACAAGCCGCGCTCATATGAAGGCCTAGCCTTTATTATGCTTGCGCTCGCTATTGTTGTTGGCCTGCGTGAATGGTTTGGGCTGTCCGGCCTGCTGGGTGACGTGATCCATCACGCCACCGCCGGGGTGGTGGGTGCCCTGTCGATCTTCGTGCCGATCATGTTCATCGGGATTGCGATACGGCTGTTTCGCCGCTCGGTGGGGAACACCAACCAACGTTTCGTCATTGGTCTGGCACTGCTTGTTGTGGCAATTACCGGAATTTTGCATGTGGCCAAGGGGCTGCCTAATCCGACCGTCGCATTTTCCGCGGTGGAAGACGCCGGCGGGATTATCGGCTGGATGTCGGGCGGGCTGCTCACCGCGCTCGTGTCCGAATGGGGAGCGGTACCCCTGCTGGTGTTGCTTGCCGTCTATGCGATGCTTGTTGCCACCGACACGTCAGTACGCGACGTGATTGACTGGTTTTCTGCCAAGCGCGCCCAGCTTGATGAGCGGCGCGAACAGCGGCGGGCAGAGGTTGACAAGACCCGCGTTCTTGATGAGCCCCAGCCGGCTCCTTCCCGGGTGAAGCGAGGCAGGCCTGACAAGCAGGCACGCAAGCTTGCCAAGTCGGCTGAGGCCGCGCCGGTTGAGCCCGACGAATCCGAGACCGTCGTCGCACCTACACCTGGCACGGCCGCGGCCGATAAACCAGCAGAGTCAAACGAGCAGGGTGCGAAGAAGAAGCGGGTTGCTCCCGCACGGAAGAAGGCGCCCAAGCCCGAACCGCTACCTGCACGAGTGGAGCAGCTCGAGCTGTCGTCCAACATTACCTATACGCTTCCGCCCTCCGATCTGCTGACCGAGGGCGCTCCCGCCGTCGAACATTCCGAAGCAAACGATCTCATCGTTGACGCGCTCAACGGAGTGTTTACCGATTTCGGTGTTGACGCGCAGGTCGTGGACTTCACCCGCGGGCCCACAGTTACCCAGTACGAGGTCGAGCTCGGGCAGGGCGTGAAAGTCGACCGGATTACGTCGCTGTCGAAGAACATCGCCTACGCCGTGGCCACCTCCGACGTTCGTATTCTCTCGCCCATCCCCGGCAAGTCGGCGATCGGCATCGAGATTCCTAACCGTGATCGAGAGACCGTCATGGTTGGCGACGTGCTACGTTCCCAGGTGGCACGCAAGCAAACGCACCCGCTCGTCGTCGCCGTTGGAAAATCAGTCTCCGGTAAACACGTGGTGGCGAACCTGGCGAAGATGCCGCACCTGCTGGTCGCCGGCGCTACAGGTTCGGGCAAGTCCTCGTTCATTAACTCGATGCTGACGTCGATCCTCATGCGGGCCACTCCGGAAGAAGTGCGCATGGTGCTCGTGGATCCCAAACGCGTGGAGCTGACGATTTACGCGGGTATCCCGCACCTCGTCACACCGATTATCACCGATCCGAAGAAGGCCGCCGAGGCCCTCGAGTGGGTGGTACGCGAAATGGACCAGCGCTACGCTGATTTTGCTAACTACGGTTACAAGCAGATCGACGACTTCAACGAAGCCATCCGCTCGGGCAAACTGACGACGCCGCCCGGCTCGGAACGCAAGCTGTTGCCATACCCGTATCTGCTCGTCGTCGTCGACGAATTGGCAGACCTCATGATGGTTGCCCCGCGCGATGTGGAAGCCTCTATTCAAAGGATCACCCAGTTGGCGCGTGCCGCCGGCATCCACCTGGTGCTGGCCACGCAGCGTCCGTCCGTGGACGTGGTCACCGGCCTCATCAAGTCGAACATTCCGTCGCGCCTAGCGTTCATGACCTCCTCGCTCGCTGACTCGCGCGTCATCCTCGACTCGGCCGGCGCGGAAAAGCTGATTGGCATGGGTGACGCGCTCTTCCACCCGATGGGCGCCTCGAACCCGGTGCGCGTGCAGGGCGCGTGGGTGACCGAACACGAGATCGCCGACGTCGTCAAACACGTCAAGGCACAAATGCAACCCGTCTATCGCGACGACGTGATCCCCAAGGTGGAAAAGAAGAAGATCGACGAGGAGATCGGCGACGACCTCGACACCCTCCTGCAAGCCGCCGAGCTCGTGGTCACCACCCAGTTCGGCTCGACATCGATGCTGCAACGCAAGCTCCGCATTGGCTTTGCGAAGGCTGGGCGCATGATGGATCTGCTCGAATCGCGCGATATTGTTGGCCCGTCGGAAGGCTCGAAGGCACGCGACGTGCTCGTCACGCCAGAACAGCTCGACGACGTGCTCGCACTCATCAAGGGTGAAGACGTCGATCTGCACGCCCCCGCCGAAGCGCCGGAGGATCAGTATGCTGACGCCGATTTCGGCGACGTCGACGTGGCGCGTGAGCCCGACGCCGATTCGCGCCCCTACGCCCATTCTGAGGCGGGAGCGGGCGTGGACGTTGACGACGACGCCTCGGGTGGTGACGAGGACAGCGACGACGCGACCGTGGTCATGAGTACCGATCGGTACGCTGACGACCCGCTCGCCTACGACCCTGCCGACTACGATTCTGACGACGACGAAGACGCCTGGCAGCTCACCGGGCGGTAG
- a CDS encoding NAD(P)-dependent oxidoreductase, which produces MTITVSVPNPDFRAAVENYDGEVQIIDWDLKSPAPVEFIDLVLLPLVTDNPDLTTLHSVDARLVQASSIGFEHVLPHIGSKPLANATTVHETSTSELTLALVLAQMRDVPRMVASQGRGEWDTFTAPGLADKKVLVIGWGGIGKAIGDRLRPFEVELYRSASYRREDADGIVYGPEDLPELLPQMDIVILIVPGQESTAKMVDDKFLSLMKDGALIVNMARGSVADTDALVAHADRLKVAFDVVDPEPLPAGHPLYSHPNVLFSAHMGGYSDAMWPRLRALIHRQIDALSAGREPENVVFNQSGN; this is translated from the coding sequence ATGACTATCACAGTGAGCGTTCCTAATCCCGACTTTCGCGCCGCGGTTGAAAACTACGACGGCGAAGTACAGATTATCGACTGGGATCTCAAATCCCCCGCCCCGGTTGAGTTTATCGACCTCGTGTTGCTTCCGCTCGTGACCGATAACCCCGATCTGACAACCTTGCATAGCGTGGATGCCCGCCTTGTTCAGGCGTCGTCGATTGGCTTCGAACACGTCCTGCCGCACATTGGTAGCAAGCCACTGGCAAACGCTACCACAGTCCACGAAACCTCCACGTCGGAGCTGACCCTCGCCTTAGTGCTGGCTCAGATGCGTGACGTGCCGCGGATGGTCGCTTCACAGGGGCGTGGCGAATGGGACACGTTCACCGCGCCCGGCCTTGCGGATAAGAAGGTGCTCGTCATCGGTTGGGGCGGGATCGGCAAGGCGATCGGAGATCGCTTGCGTCCGTTCGAGGTGGAGCTTTACCGCAGTGCTTCCTACCGGCGTGAAGATGCCGACGGGATCGTTTACGGCCCGGAGGATCTGCCCGAGCTTTTGCCGCAGATGGACATCGTCATCCTCATCGTGCCCGGCCAAGAATCCACGGCCAAGATGGTCGATGATAAGTTCTTGAGCCTGATGAAAGACGGCGCGCTCATCGTCAACATGGCCCGCGGGTCTGTGGCGGACACCGATGCGCTCGTTGCACACGCGGACAGGCTCAAGGTGGCGTTCGACGTCGTTGACCCCGAACCACTACCAGCCGGGCACCCGCTGTACTCGCACCCGAACGTCCTGTTTTCCGCACATATGGGCGGGTATTCGGACGCGATGTGGCCACGGCTTCGAGCCCTCATTCACCGTCAGATTGATGCGTTGAGCGCCGGGCGCGAGCCCGAAAACGTCGTGTTTAACCAGTCCGGAAACTAG
- a CDS encoding ribonuclease J: protein MTTQHLSELVDPPALEPGTLRIVPLGGIGEVGRNMAVFEIDGRILIVDCGVLFPEVIQPGVDLILPDFDYLKDKLDRIDGIVLTHGHEDHIGAVPYLLRLRKDIPLIGSKLTIALVEAKLEEHRIKPYSLVVREGDVENLGKFDLEFIAVSHSIPDALAVAIHTDAGTVIHTGDFKMDQLPLDGRVTDLRGFARVADDTGVDLLMVDSTNAEVPGFVPAEVTIALALDEHIGAARGKVIVSSFASHVHRVQMVIDAAAKHGRKVCFVGRSMVRNMGLALKLGYLSAPEGTIVDLNQANNLPDHEVLYMSTGSQGEPMATVARIAAGQHKSISVGPDDTVIFASSLIPGNEESVNRLINQLTARGTKVVHSGNAKVHVSGHACAGELLVLYNLLEPEYVMPAHGEPRHLVANGKLAVSTGVPEENVLLTRNGTVVDMADGEAKIVGQVPVGYVYVDGSSVGEITEAELTERITLGEEGFVAIFAVVDAHKRVVLSGPHIQARGMAEDDSVFDDILPAVREALEESVADPQSTTYHMQQAMRRVIGRWVARKLRRKPMIIPTVVEA from the coding sequence GTGACTACGCAACATCTTTCCGAGTTAGTTGACCCTCCAGCCCTCGAGCCGGGAACCCTTCGTATTGTTCCGCTTGGCGGAATCGGAGAAGTGGGCAGGAACATGGCCGTGTTCGAAATTGACGGCCGTATCCTCATCGTCGACTGCGGCGTGCTTTTCCCCGAGGTGATCCAGCCGGGCGTGGACCTCATCTTGCCCGATTTCGACTATCTGAAAGACAAGCTCGACCGCATCGACGGGATCGTGCTCACCCACGGCCACGAGGACCACATCGGGGCCGTCCCGTACCTGCTGCGCCTACGCAAAGACATTCCGCTCATCGGCTCCAAGCTCACCATCGCCCTTGTGGAAGCGAAACTGGAAGAGCACCGGATCAAGCCCTATTCGCTCGTGGTGCGCGAGGGCGACGTCGAAAACCTCGGCAAATTCGACCTGGAGTTCATTGCCGTCAGCCATTCGATCCCGGACGCGCTCGCCGTCGCCATTCACACCGACGCCGGAACTGTCATCCACACCGGCGATTTCAAAATGGATCAGCTCCCTCTCGACGGGCGAGTCACCGATTTGCGTGGATTTGCGCGCGTTGCTGACGACACGGGCGTCGACCTTCTCATGGTCGATTCCACGAACGCGGAAGTACCCGGCTTCGTGCCCGCGGAAGTAACGATCGCGCTCGCACTCGACGAACACATCGGAGCAGCACGCGGCAAAGTGATCGTCTCCTCGTTCGCCTCGCACGTGCATCGCGTCCAGATGGTTATCGACGCCGCGGCCAAGCACGGCCGCAAGGTCTGCTTCGTGGGCCGTTCGATGGTGCGCAACATGGGACTCGCGCTCAAGCTCGGTTACCTGTCTGCGCCGGAGGGTACCATCGTCGATCTCAACCAGGCCAATAACCTGCCTGATCACGAGGTTCTATACATGTCTACCGGTTCGCAGGGTGAGCCGATGGCAACCGTGGCGCGGATTGCCGCCGGGCAACACAAGTCGATTTCGGTGGGGCCAGACGACACGGTCATTTTTGCCTCCTCGCTCATCCCCGGTAATGAAGAGTCAGTGAACCGGCTCATCAACCAGCTCACCGCCCGCGGAACAAAGGTTGTCCATTCGGGTAACGCCAAAGTGCATGTGTCCGGCCACGCCTGTGCCGGCGAACTGCTCGTGCTCTACAACCTGCTCGAACCCGAGTACGTCATGCCCGCACATGGCGAACCGCGTCACCTGGTCGCCAACGGTAAGCTGGCCGTCTCCACGGGTGTGCCGGAAGAAAACGTGTTGCTCACCCGCAACGGCACAGTGGTGGACATGGCCGACGGCGAAGCCAAGATCGTCGGCCAAGTGCCGGTCGGATACGTGTACGTGGACGGCTCGTCAGTTGGCGAGATCACGGAAGCTGAACTCACTGAGCGAATCACGCTTGGCGAAGAAGGCTTCGTGGCGATCTTCGCCGTCGTCGACGCCCACAAACGCGTCGTGCTCTCCGGGCCACACATCCAGGCTCGCGGTATGGCTGAAGACGACTCGGTCTTCGATGACATCCTGCCCGCCGTCCGCGAGGCACTCGAAGAATCGGTGGCAGACCCGCAGTCGACCACTTACCACATGCAGCAGGCGATGCGCCGAGTGATCGGCCGGTGGGTGGCGCGCAAGCTCCGCCGCAAGCCGATGATCATCCCGACCGTCGTGGAAGCCTAG